A stretch of the Serratia marcescens genome encodes the following:
- the rsxB gene encoding electron transport complex subunit RsxB produces MTALWIAIAALSALGLLFGLVLGYAARRFEVEEDPVAEQVDAILPQSQCGQCGYPGCRPYAEAVANGEMINKCAPGGEQVMLKLAELLNVEPQPLGSEAAAEPERKVAYIDEANCIGCTKCIQACPVDAIVGATRAMHTVITDLCTGCDLCVAPCPTDCIEMRPVATTTANWKWDMKTIPVQVIHVEQHA; encoded by the coding sequence ATGACTGCGTTGTGGATAGCTATCGCGGCTTTAAGCGCGCTCGGACTGCTGTTCGGACTGGTGCTGGGCTACGCCGCGCGCCGTTTTGAGGTGGAAGAGGATCCGGTTGCCGAGCAGGTCGATGCGATCCTGCCGCAGAGCCAGTGCGGCCAGTGCGGCTACCCCGGTTGCCGCCCCTACGCCGAGGCGGTGGCCAACGGCGAGATGATCAACAAATGCGCGCCGGGCGGCGAACAGGTGATGCTGAAGCTGGCGGAGCTGCTCAACGTCGAGCCGCAGCCGCTGGGCAGCGAAGCCGCCGCCGAGCCGGAGCGTAAAGTGGCCTATATCGACGAGGCCAACTGCATCGGCTGCACCAAGTGCATTCAGGCCTGCCCGGTGGACGCCATCGTCGGCGCCACCCGCGCCATGCACACCGTCATTACCGATCTCTGTACCGGCTGCGATCTGTGCGTCGCCCCTTGCCCTACCGACTGTATTGAAATGAGACCGGTCGCCACCACCACTGCCAACTGGAAGTGGGACATGAAGACGATCCCGGTGCAAGTGATCCACGTGGAGCAACATGCTTAA
- the rsxA gene encoding electron transport complex subunit RsxA — translation MTEYLLLFVGTVLVNNFVLVKFLGLCPFLGVSKKLESAIGMGMATTFVMTLASVSAWVINTFILVPLDLVYLRTLSFILVIAVVVQFTEMVVRKTSPALYRLLGIFLPLITTNCAVLGVALLNVNLGYNFLQSAVYGFSAAAGFSLVMVLFAAIRERLAVADVPAPFRGSSIALITAGLMSLAFMGFTGLVKF, via the coding sequence ATGACCGAATACCTGCTCCTGTTTGTCGGCACCGTACTGGTGAACAACTTCGTTCTGGTGAAGTTTCTTGGCCTGTGCCCGTTCCTCGGCGTTTCCAAGAAGCTGGAAAGCGCCATCGGCATGGGAATGGCCACTACCTTCGTCATGACGCTGGCCTCCGTCAGCGCCTGGGTGATCAACACCTTTATTCTGGTTCCGTTGGATCTGGTGTATCTGCGCACGCTCTCCTTCATTCTGGTGATCGCCGTCGTCGTGCAGTTCACCGAGATGGTGGTGCGCAAAACCAGCCCGGCGCTCTACCGCCTGCTGGGGATCTTCCTGCCGCTGATCACCACCAACTGCGCGGTGCTTGGCGTGGCGTTGCTTAACGTCAACCTCGGCTACAACTTCCTGCAGTCCGCCGTTTACGGCTTCAGCGCCGCCGCCGGTTTCTCGCTGGTCATGGTGCTGTTCGCCGCCATTCGCGAACGTCTGGCGGTCGCCGACGTGCCGGCGCCGTTCCGCGGCTCCTCGATCGCGCTGATCACCGCCGGGCTGATGTCGCTGGCCTTTATGGGCTTTACCGGGCTGGTGAAATTCTAA